Proteins encoded in a region of the Streptomyces sp. NBC_01298 genome:
- a CDS encoding glutamate ABC transporter substrate-binding protein, with protein MRHHPTNPPKRRVRARAAALALTLVLVGALAGCGKSGSPPVKGPQPEDLPVYQVATGFQLPDSPTWTKAKKRGHLVVGAKEDQPYMGEKDPASGRYSGFDIEIAKMMSASLGFDPKTIEFKTIASANRETALQNGQIDYYVGTYTINENRKKQVGFAGPYFLAGQSLLVRKGETEIKGPEDLDGKKVCSAAGSTPYQRLQKEFPRAVLVAYDTYSVCVDNLLTYQVDAVSTDDSILLGYAAKVPEELKVVGKPFSEEPYGIGVPRSDNALRFALDDALAANEKNGNWKKAYGATLGLSGQPAPAPPAIDRYPAS; from the coding sequence ATGAGACACCATCCGACGAACCCCCCGAAGCGACGCGTCCGCGCCCGCGCCGCCGCCCTGGCCCTGACCCTCGTCCTCGTGGGCGCCCTCGCCGGCTGCGGGAAGTCCGGCAGTCCGCCGGTCAAGGGCCCGCAGCCCGAGGACCTGCCCGTCTACCAGGTGGCGACCGGCTTCCAGCTGCCGGACTCCCCGACCTGGACCAAGGCCAAGAAGCGCGGCCACCTCGTGGTCGGCGCCAAGGAGGACCAGCCGTACATGGGGGAGAAGGACCCCGCGAGCGGCCGCTACTCCGGCTTCGACATCGAGATCGCCAAGATGATGTCGGCCTCGCTCGGCTTCGACCCCAAGACGATCGAGTTCAAGACCATCGCCTCCGCCAACCGCGAGACGGCCCTGCAGAACGGCCAGATCGACTACTACGTGGGCACCTACACGATCAACGAGAACCGCAAGAAGCAGGTCGGTTTCGCCGGCCCCTACTTCCTCGCCGGACAGTCCCTGCTCGTACGGAAGGGGGAGACGGAGATCAAGGGCCCCGAGGACCTCGACGGCAAGAAGGTCTGCTCGGCCGCCGGCTCCACCCCCTACCAGCGGCTCCAGAAGGAGTTCCCGCGGGCCGTCCTCGTCGCCTACGACACGTACTCGGTCTGCGTGGACAACCTGCTGACCTACCAGGTCGACGCCGTCTCCACCGACGACTCGATCCTCCTGGGCTACGCGGCCAAGGTCCCCGAGGAGCTGAAGGTGGTCGGCAAGCCCTTCTCCGAGGAGCCCTACGGCATCGGCGTCCCGCGCTCCGACAACGCGCTGCGGTTCGCCCTCGACGACGCCCTCGCCGCGAACGAGAAGAACGGCAACTGGAAGAAGGCCTACGGGGCCACGCTCGGCCTCTCCGGCCAGCCCGCGCCAGCGCCGCCCGCCATCGACC
- a CDS encoding amino acid ABC transporter ATP-binding protein: protein MAVDPLIELRDVNKHFGQLHVLQDINLTVGRGEVVVVIGPSGSGKSTLCRAINRLETIESGTITLDGKPLPAEGKELASLRADVGMVFQSFNLFAHKTVLANVSLAQIKVRKRKKEEADKRSRELLERVGLANQAEKFPAQLSGGQQQRVAIARALAMNPQALLFDEPTSALDPEMINEVLEVMQQLAAEGMTMVVVTHEMGFARSAANRVVFMADGRIVEDRTPEAFFTAPESERAKDFLSKILKH, encoded by the coding sequence ATGGCCGTCGATCCGTTGATCGAGCTGCGGGACGTCAACAAGCACTTCGGACAACTGCACGTCCTCCAGGACATCAACCTCACCGTCGGCCGCGGGGAGGTGGTGGTGGTCATCGGCCCCTCCGGCTCCGGGAAATCGACCCTGTGCCGGGCGATCAACCGACTGGAGACCATCGAGTCGGGCACGATCACGCTCGACGGGAAGCCGCTTCCGGCCGAGGGCAAGGAGCTCGCGTCCCTCCGGGCGGACGTGGGGATGGTCTTCCAGTCCTTCAACCTCTTCGCGCACAAGACGGTGCTCGCCAACGTCTCCCTCGCCCAGATCAAGGTCAGGAAGCGCAAGAAGGAGGAGGCGGACAAGCGCTCCCGCGAGCTCCTGGAGCGGGTCGGTCTCGCGAACCAGGCCGAGAAGTTCCCGGCCCAGCTCTCCGGAGGCCAGCAGCAGCGCGTGGCCATCGCCCGCGCTCTCGCCATGAACCCCCAGGCCCTCCTCTTCGACGAGCCCACCTCCGCGCTCGACCCGGAGATGATCAACGAGGTGCTGGAGGTCATGCAGCAGCTCGCCGCCGAGGGCATGACCATGGTCGTGGTCACCCACGAGATGGGCTTCGCCCGCTCCGCCGCCAACCGCGTCGTGTTCATGGCCGACGGAAGGATCGTCGAGGACCGGACCCCGGAGGCCTTCTTCACCGCCCCCGAGAGCGAGCGGGCCAAGGACTTCCTCTCCAAGATCCTCAAGCACTGA